From a single Vicugna pacos chromosome 4, VicPac4, whole genome shotgun sequence genomic region:
- the TPD52L3 gene encoding LOW QUALITY PROTEIN: tumor protein D55 (The sequence of the model RefSeq protein was modified relative to this genomic sequence to represent the inferred CDS: inserted 1 base in 1 codon): MDPSHPESHPTSQESDPADLDFDSVDQDYFSSGHKFDSLYQELDLDSLNEDLLSQSMPGAMTVTSVGIYESHSIAKLEDLTEAMQRELKSXLTKLQAEIVTLRHVLAAKERHCMELKRKLGLTAFVELMQNLSKSWHDVQVSNAYMKQKTSAALSTMGSAICRNFGDMKKSATFRSFEGLMGTIKSRVAGGRQLGSDCLPFSVGSGDDPPPVSGSTDDLLPVSGSKNDPVPGSKEDLLPFLEPE, encoded by the exons ATGGATCCATCCCACCCAGAGTCCCACCCCACCAGCCAAGAGTCTGACCCTGCAGACCTAGACTTCGACTCTGTTGACCAAGATTATTTCTCTTCTGGCCACAAGTTCGACTCTCTCTACCAAGAACTGGACCTGGACTCTCTTAATGAAGATCTTCTTTCTCAGTCTATGCCAGGCGCCATGACAGTGACCTCTGTGGGCATATATGAATCCCACTCAATAGCCAAACTAGAGGATCTCACAGAGGCCATGCAACGGGAGCTCAAAT GACTCACTAAATTGCAAGCAGAAATTGTAACCCTACGCCATGTGCTGGCAGCCAAAGAGAGACACTGCATGGAGCTTAAGAGGAAGCTGGGCCTTACGGCCTTTGTGGAACTGATGCAGAATCTGTCCAAGAGTTGGCATGATGTTCAAGTCTCTAACGCCTACATGAAACAAAAGACATCAGCTGCCCTGTCCACCATGGGCTCTGCCATCTGCAGGAATTTTGGAGACATGAAGAAGTCAGCCACATTCAGATCCTTTGAAGGTCTGATGGGGACAATTAAGTCCAGGGTCGCAGGTGGCAGACAGCTTGGCAGTGACTGCCTTCCTTTCTCAGTGGGAAGTGGGGATGATCCACCCCCAGTTTCAGGGAGTACAGATGACCTGCTCCCAGTTTCAGGGAGCAAGAATGATCCAGTTCCAGGGAGTAAGGAAGATCTACTTCCCTTTCTGGAGCCAGAATGA